From a single bacterium genomic region:
- a CDS encoding CvpA family protein, with protein MNLLDLVLAVLIAWFAVSGIVQGLVGQLFSLGGLIAGHLLGIRYFALAQEKLGLSFQYAEVVAYAVVFLAAYLGVRLIGGLIENRVRESKLSGTDRLAGMAAGLVKGALFSILIVFLLVILLPRDARLLRESKAAPTAIAAGKRLAAAFPDRFAESFREKVRSIHPEK; from the coding sequence ATGAACCTACTCGACCTGGTCCTCGCCGTACTGATCGCCTGGTTCGCCGTCTCCGGGATCGTCCAGGGCCTGGTCGGGCAGCTCTTCTCCCTGGGGGGGCTGATCGCCGGACACCTGCTCGGGATCCGGTACTTCGCCCTTGCGCAGGAGAAGCTCGGCCTCTCCTTCCAGTACGCCGAGGTGGTCGCGTACGCGGTCGTCTTCCTCGCCGCGTACCTCGGGGTCCGGCTGATCGGGGGGCTGATCGAGAATCGGGTGCGGGAGTCGAAGTTGTCGGGGACGGACCGGCTCGCGGGGATGGCGGCGGGTCTGGTGAAAGGCGCGCTGTTCTCGATCCTGATCGTGTTCCTGCTGGTGATCCTGCTGCCGCGGGACGCGCGGCTGCTGCGCGAGTCGAAGGCGGCCCCCACGGCCATCGCCGCCGGAAAGCGGCTCGCGGCCGCGTTCCCCGATCGGTTCGCGGAGTCGTTCCGGGAAAAGGTGCGGTCGATTCACCCCGAGAAGTAG